The Thomasclavelia ramosa DSM 1402 genome includes a region encoding these proteins:
- a CDS encoding ROK family protein: MVKITELKTNNIHQVRLCFYNGEIWTKNDLAKHTGLSLAATTNILQLLLKDDEIKLVGEAQSTGGRKSKQYILNKDYYHLGNVSLKRDDQYYYFLVKITDLLGNILKEEKLISEEGSIDELLEAISNLICDDYKVTVLALSIPGVCKDGKVGICDFEALRNCELLKLLKEHFNLDIIMDNDVNAASIGFGIHYPNANNLALMYQPKIKYVGCGILINHRLCSGYSNFAGELSYLPFMSHHEQDEMLFKAPNDLLLKQLATICCVINPEIIGVCSDVFKEFDSSQLINYLPAEHWPKIIDIDNLDQLIKDGLYSLGIEVLKNKMRKRDR; the protein is encoded by the coding sequence TTGGTTAAAATTACAGAATTAAAAACGAATAATATTCATCAAGTACGATTATGTTTTTATAATGGTGAAATTTGGACTAAAAACGATTTAGCTAAACATACTGGTCTATCACTTGCAGCAACAACAAACATCTTACAATTATTACTAAAAGATGATGAAATTAAGCTTGTTGGAGAAGCGCAGTCAACTGGTGGTCGCAAATCAAAACAATATATTCTAAATAAAGATTATTATCATTTAGGTAACGTAAGTTTAAAAAGAGATGATCAATATTATTATTTTCTTGTTAAAATTACAGATTTATTAGGGAATATTTTAAAGGAAGAAAAGCTTATTAGTGAAGAGGGTTCAATCGATGAATTACTAGAAGCCATAAGTAATTTAATTTGTGATGATTATAAAGTAACAGTGCTAGCACTAAGTATCCCGGGAGTGTGTAAAGATGGAAAAGTTGGAATTTGTGATTTTGAAGCGTTACGAAATTGTGAGTTGTTAAAGCTGCTGAAAGAGCATTTCAATCTTGATATAATAATGGACAATGATGTTAATGCGGCTAGCATAGGGTTTGGAATTCATTATCCAAATGCTAACAATTTAGCGTTAATGTATCAGCCTAAGATTAAATATGTTGGATGTGGTATTTTAATTAATCATCGATTATGCAGCGGATATTCTAACTTTGCGGGTGAACTATCATATTTGCCGTTTATGAGCCATCATGAGCAAGATGAAATGTTGTTTAAAGCTCCAAATGATTTACTATTAAAACAATTAGCAACGATTTGTTGTGTTATCAATCCGGAAATTATTGGTGTTTGCAGTGATGTATTTAAAGAGTTTGATTCGAGTCAATTAATTAATTATTTACCCGCAGAACATTGGCCTAAAATTATTGATATCGATAATTTAGATCAATTAATTAAAGATGGATTGTATAGTTTAGGAATTGAAGTATTAAAAAATAAAATGCGAAAGAGAGATAGATAA
- a CDS encoding reverse transcriptase domain-containing protein: protein MEKFFDTVNHDKLISLVMKGVKSEEIVSLIRKFLVSGIMIDNEYRESVVGTPQGGNLSPLLSNIVLNELDKEMEARGLRFTRYADDCIILVGSSKAADRVMENISKFIEKKRRFKVNMTKSKILKPNDIKYLGFGFYYDSFSSMWKAKPHEKTANKIEETNK from the coding sequence TTGGAAAAGTTCTTTGATACAGTTAATCACGATAAACTCATCTCACTTGTCATGAAGGGTGTAAAAAGTGAGGAGATAGTATCTCTAATTAGAAAATTCCTAGTGAGTGGAATTATGATTGATAATGAATATAGAGAGTCAGTCGTAGGAACACCACAAGGGGGAAATCTAAGTCCCCTACTCAGTAACATAGTTCTCAATGAACTAGATAAAGAAATGGAAGCACGAGGGCTAAGATTCACACGTTATGCAGACGATTGTATTATATTAGTGGGTAGCAGTAAAGCCGCCGATAGAGTAATGGAAAACATTAGTAAATTCATAGAAAAGAAACGTAGATTTAAGGTAAACATGACTAAAAGCAAAATTTTGAAACCTAATGATATTAAATATTTAGGATTTGGTTTCTACTATGACTCTTTTTCATCTATGTGGAAAGCAAAACCACATGAGAAAACTGCAAACAAAATTGAAGAAACTAACAAATAG
- a CDS encoding YitT family protein has product MDIKKKKCLISFGAVFLSSLIMAFATKNLVRPAGILSGGFMGIAIMIDMIAELIGHNIPTSIGLLFLNIPVALFCAKKISPRFVFFSLLQVGLTSLFLPLMPQVPLFDDKILNVIFGGFMFGGSIVIALKGNASSGGTDFIALYVSNKSGKEIWNQVFIFNTIMLCVFGYIFGFEAAGYSILFQFMSTKTVSNFHTRYKRVMMQIFTKNKDDVMAIYCKNFHHGITALDGMGGYSKTPVSMLTAIVSSYEVDDVVTALKEVDPKIIINVSKSEKYVGRFYNAPL; this is encoded by the coding sequence ATGGATATAAAAAAGAAGAAATGCTTGATTAGCTTTGGTGCTGTGTTTTTATCATCGTTAATCATGGCTTTTGCAACAAAAAATTTAGTTCGGCCAGCCGGGATTTTATCAGGCGGATTTATGGGAATCGCAATAATGATCGATATGATTGCTGAACTAATCGGGCACAATATACCTACTTCAATTGGCTTATTGTTTTTAAATATCCCAGTAGCTTTATTTTGTGCAAAAAAAATATCACCACGATTTGTTTTCTTTTCGCTTTTGCAGGTTGGTCTGACATCGTTGTTTTTACCATTGATGCCACAAGTTCCATTATTTGATGACAAGATATTAAATGTTATTTTTGGTGGATTTATGTTTGGCGGAAGTATTGTAATTGCTTTGAAAGGTAATGCTTCAAGTGGTGGAACCGATTTTATAGCATTGTATGTTTCCAATAAGAGCGGAAAGGAAATCTGGAATCAAGTGTTCATTTTTAATACAATAATGTTGTGTGTATTTGGATATATTTTTGGTTTTGAGGCAGCAGGATATTCAATTTTATTCCAATTTATGTCAACAAAAACAGTTTCTAATTTTCATACCCGTTATAAACGTGTAATGATGCAGATTTTCACAAAAAACAAAGATGATGTTATGGCAATATATTGCAAAAATTTTCATCATGGGATTACAGCTTTAGATGGAATGGGTGGATATTCTAAGACGCCGGTTTCTATGTTAACGGCAATTGTTTCAAGTTATGAGGTTGATGATGTTGTTACTGCTTTAAAAGAAGTTGACCCCAAGATAATTATTAATGTAAGTAAGTCAGAAAAATATGTTGGTCGTTTTTACAATGCACCATTATAA
- a CDS encoding GHKL domain-containing protein — protein sequence MSYFDLIINITEAFICTLFVYKLFNRKFSTYLIASLFYSGVITACNFTSSPEIIMIVLSILILFSYSHFLNKANYLQNIFIALFINTLVNVATTLSICFSTLLAKFPIDSVDGYHLMAMISKPILLVLVLATASHIKKYYFLESQVLKYITISIVLLNFIYSVTVDYIFYGDNLNSTLTLLLLLIDALTICLCFVFFEAQREQYRILELQRKSMKIENLETIQSINENNYQQLRNWKHDIIHVFNAIKYQLTNKNYNEAFKIINEYNHNLNSNNFVQSSGNELLDYLLLQKVNQIKDKEIHLITSCHNTIGPLEDAHFFIIVGNLIDNAIENCDSNFNKQLWVSIGTKPEYYFISIKNSIKDSVLAANPDLNTTKVDSEHHGIGINNVRLLVNHYQGLIKFEEDEGYFIVKILIPNNPAS from the coding sequence ATGAGCTATTTTGATTTAATTATAAATATTACTGAAGCTTTTATTTGCACATTATTTGTATACAAATTATTTAACAGGAAATTTTCCACCTATTTGATTGCCTCTCTCTTTTATTCGGGAGTCATAACAGCATGTAATTTTACATCATCACCCGAAATAATAATGATTGTTCTTTCAATTCTAATTCTCTTTTCCTATTCACACTTTCTAAATAAAGCGAATTATTTACAAAATATCTTTATCGCTTTGTTCATTAATACTCTTGTTAATGTAGCAACTACTTTATCAATTTGTTTCTCTACTTTACTAGCCAAATTTCCAATCGATTCAGTTGACGGTTATCATTTAATGGCTATGATTTCAAAACCAATCTTACTTGTTCTCGTACTTGCAACAGCCAGTCATATTAAAAAGTATTATTTTTTAGAAAGTCAAGTACTTAAATATATTACAATTTCAATTGTTTTATTAAACTTTATTTACAGCGTTACTGTTGATTACATATTTTATGGGGATAATCTTAATTCCACTCTAACATTGCTATTATTGCTTATTGATGCCCTAACAATCTGTCTTTGTTTTGTATTCTTTGAGGCCCAGCGCGAACAATATCGTATTCTCGAATTACAACGAAAAAGTATGAAAATTGAAAACTTAGAAACTATTCAAAGTATCAATGAAAATAATTATCAACAACTAAGAAATTGGAAACATGATATTATCCATGTCTTTAATGCCATAAAATATCAACTAACTAATAAAAATTATAATGAAGCTTTTAAAATCATCAATGAATATAATCATAATTTAAATAGCAATAACTTTGTTCAATCTTCTGGAAATGAATTATTAGATTATTTATTATTACAAAAAGTTAATCAAATAAAGGATAAAGAGATTCACCTTATAACTAGTTGTCATAATACCATTGGTCCACTGGAAGATGCCCATTTCTTTATTATTGTGGGAAACTTAATTGACAACGCAATTGAAAATTGCGATTCAAATTTCAATAAACAACTTTGGGTTTCTATCGGGACAAAACCAGAGTATTATTTTATTAGTATTAAAAACAGTATCAAAGATAGTGTTCTAGCTGCTAATCCAGATTTAAATACAACTAAAGTTGACTCTGAGCATCATGGAATTGGTATTAATAACGTACGACTATTAGTCAACCATTACCAAGGTTTAATTAAATTCGAAGAAGATGAAGGTTACTTTATTGTCAAAATACTAATACCAAATAATCCCGCCAGTTAA
- a CDS encoding ABC transporter ATP-binding protein: protein MIEFKNIYKSFKDKHVLEDVSFSIDKGEFVCIIGPSGCGKTTALKMINRLIKPTRGAIYVDGKDISKEDEIDLRRNIGYVIQQTGLFPHMTVKENIELIPKLKNKKDPSLATKVVELLDMVGLDPEGYMNLYPTQMSGGQQQRVGVARAFASDPEIILMDEPFSALDPITREQLQDELLTLQNKLHKTIIFVTHDMAEAIKMADRICIMSDGRVQQFDTPEQILKHPANDFVHNFVGKKRIWDSPELIKVADIMIDKPITCNVNLKCIKAVNIMYNYKVDSLMIVDNHQNFLGILDANQAAREKNRDKKVDEVMHTECLSVKPDESIVDVINLANSSNIYTLPVVDDKNKLVGLITKSTLVTTLSKKYDESEDD, encoded by the coding sequence ATGATTGAATTTAAAAACATCTATAAGTCTTTTAAGGACAAACATGTACTAGAAGACGTTTCGTTTTCAATTGATAAGGGAGAATTCGTTTGTATCATCGGTCCTAGTGGCTGTGGTAAAACTACCGCTTTAAAAATGATCAACCGCTTGATCAAGCCTACTCGTGGGGCTATCTATGTTGACGGTAAAGACATCAGCAAAGAAGACGAAATTGATTTAAGACGAAATATTGGTTATGTAATTCAACAGACAGGATTATTTCCCCATATGACTGTCAAAGAAAACATCGAATTAATACCAAAATTAAAAAACAAGAAGGATCCCAGCCTTGCCACCAAGGTTGTTGAACTATTGGATATGGTAGGACTCGATCCAGAAGGGTATATGAACTTATACCCTACTCAAATGAGTGGCGGTCAACAGCAAAGGGTCGGAGTTGCCCGAGCGTTCGCCAGTGATCCAGAGATCATCTTAATGGATGAGCCATTTAGTGCTCTTGATCCAATCACCAGAGAACAACTCCAAGATGAGTTGCTAACGTTACAAAACAAGCTACATAAAACCATTATTTTTGTAACTCATGATATGGCTGAAGCAATCAAGATGGCTGATCGAATTTGTATTATGTCTGATGGCCGTGTCCAACAATTTGATACGCCTGAACAAATTTTAAAGCATCCTGCTAATGATTTTGTTCATAACTTCGTTGGAAAAAAACGAATATGGGATTCGCCAGAATTAATCAAGGTAGCTGATATCATGATTGATAAGCCAATTACTTGTAATGTCAATTTAAAATGTATCAAAGCTGTAAACATTATGTATAATTATAAAGTTGATAGTTTGATGATCGTTGATAATCATCAAAACTTTTTAGGAATTCTTGATGCTAATCAAGCAGCTAGAGAAAAGAATCGTGATAAAAAGGTCGATGAGGTAATGCATACCGAATGTTTATCAGTTAAACCCGATGAATCTATCGTTGATGTCATCAATCTAGCTAACAGCAGTAATATTTACACTTTGCCAGTAGTTGATGATAAAAACAAATTAGTTGGATTAATTACTAAGAGTACATTAGTAACCACTTTATCAAAGAAATATGATGAAAGTGAGGATGATTAA
- a CDS encoding group II intron maturase-specific domain-containing protein, whose translation MTLFHLCGKQNHMRKLQTKLKKLTNRSWSVSWEYRILKIRQLIVGWINYYRIENFMGVCRKLDKQIKFRIRMCLWKKWKTNKSREKQLIKLGVLPWQAKT comes from the coding sequence ATGACTCTTTTTCATCTATGTGGAAAGCAAAACCACATGAGAAAACTGCAAACAAAATTGAAGAAACTAACAAATAGAAGTTGGTCAGTATCTTGGGAATATAGAATACTTAAGATAAGACAACTGATAGTTGGATGGATTAATTACTATCGGATAGAAAATTTTATGGGTGTATGTAGAAAACTAGATAAACAAATAAAATTTCGAATAAGAATGTGCCTTTGGAAGAAGTGGAAGACGAACAAAAGCAGGGAAAAGCAACTAATAAAATTAGGAGTATTACCATGGCAAGCAAAGACTTAG
- a CDS encoding reverse transcriptase domain-containing protein produces the protein MGVDELKGYLEEIKDSIRNKTYKPELVRRVEIPKPDGGVQNLGVPTVLDRFVQQAIAQVLIPIYESIFSDNSFGFRPNRCCEMAIIKALEYMN, from the coding sequence ATGGGAGTAGATGAACTTAAAGGTTATCTAGAAGAAATTAAGGACAGTATACGTAACAAGACATATAAGCCAGAACTTGTACGAAGAGTAGAAATACCTAAACCTGATGGCGGAGTACAAAATTTAGGAGTACCAACAGTACTTGATAGATTTGTTCAACAAGCCATAGCCCAAGTATTAATACCTATCTACGAATCAATATTTAGTGACAATAGTTTTGGCTTTAGACCAAATAGGTGTTGCGAAATGGCAATTATCAAAGCGTTAGAATATATGAATTAA
- a CDS encoding cyclic lactone autoinducer peptide — protein sequence MKNLKSKVLKVLSSGLFLVAVQAVSVYSQRHIYQEQEPEALKKYDRY from the coding sequence ATGAAAAATCTAAAAAGTAAAGTATTAAAAGTTTTAAGTTCAGGTTTATTTTTAGTTGCTGTTCAAGCGGTAAGTGTATATTCACAAAGACATATTTATCAAGAACAAGAACCTGAGGCATTAAAGAAATACGACAGATATTAA
- a CDS encoding accessory gene regulator B family protein, protein MIDSLSNKLVNYLDKGNYLDEDKEIYLHGAKLIISEVIGTLLLLFLGLMTNHFIEAVVYEIVLSSTRSILGGYHCKSYAACICTYAGFFLAGVIFLNYYHFTLMTILIVCLIGSINILALGPVDNVNKVASKKKKDVFIRYSKIVLIIYLTIIAALFHIHNGYLDIMVYIFIVINLLMLGGKIDYEKSKK, encoded by the coding sequence ATGATTGATAGTTTATCAAATAAGTTAGTGAATTATTTAGACAAAGGTAATTATTTAGATGAGGATAAAGAAATATACCTTCATGGAGCTAAGCTGATTATTTCTGAAGTGATTGGGACGTTGCTGCTTTTATTTTTGGGTTTAATGACTAATCATTTTATTGAAGCAGTTGTTTATGAAATTGTTTTATCAAGCACAAGATCAATTTTAGGCGGGTATCATTGTAAAAGTTATGCCGCTTGTATTTGTACATATGCTGGTTTTTTCTTGGCGGGTGTTATATTTTTAAATTATTATCATTTTACATTAATGACAATATTAATAGTGTGTTTGATTGGTTCAATTAATATTTTAGCTTTAGGTCCAGTAGATAACGTGAATAAAGTTGCGAGTAAAAAGAAGAAAGATGTATTCATACGTTATTCAAAAATAGTCTTAATAATTTATCTAACAATAATAGCGGCATTATTCCATATTCATAATGGATATTTAGACATAATGGTTTATATATTTATTGTGATTAATCTACTAATGTTGGGAGGGAAGATTGATTATGAAAAATCTAAAAAGTAA
- a CDS encoding TetR/AcrR family transcriptional regulator C-terminal domain-containing protein, translated as MSDSLITKRALAKTLKELCQYRNFEKISINDLTNKCGLNRQTFYYHFQDKYDLLQWLYYDELFADIENIITFDNWDQCLLTVLEKIYQEKDFYISTINTNEQYFYHDLYNLAQKCFYDAITKLDVNKTVSPQEKNFFSEFYAYGIAGTVLRWIKTNMKNEPAKLAHGLKKIATQSETFAASLLNN; from the coding sequence ATGTCTGATTCTTTAATCACTAAACGGGCTTTGGCTAAAACTTTAAAAGAACTTTGTCAGTATCGAAACTTTGAAAAAATTTCCATTAACGATCTAACTAATAAATGTGGTCTAAATCGTCAAACTTTTTATTATCACTTCCAAGATAAATATGATTTATTACAGTGGTTATATTATGATGAATTATTTGCAGATATCGAGAATATCATTACTTTTGACAACTGGGATCAATGTCTATTAACAGTTTTAGAAAAAATATATCAAGAAAAAGATTTTTATATTAGCACTATCAATACCAACGAACAATATTTTTATCATGATCTATATAATCTGGCTCAGAAATGTTTTTATGATGCGATTACTAAGCTTGATGTAAACAAAACCGTTTCCCCACAAGAAAAGAATTTTTTTAGTGAATTTTATGCTTATGGAATTGCCGGAACAGTACTCCGCTGGATAAAAACCAATATGAAAAATGAGCCTGCAAAACTTGCACACGGACTAAAAAAAATCGCTACTCAAAGTGAAACTTTTGCTGCTAGTTTATTAAATAATTAG
- a CDS encoding LytR/AlgR family response regulator transcription factor, with the protein MYKFAIIDDNHFDQKLILSTLEKECQLHNIEYKLDVYNNSLNFDLSIFYDAIFLDIEMPKEDGFSFAERLNNYYETKIIVVTNNNDYRANAYNIHPFQFINKQNIKIEIINVCNQLFKSLKKNDKFITGYIYDRKKNIRIKDIYYIIVEDHLCYIFLYENKKSICIRDTIGNIEKSHLSNGLVRINRSTIINMLHIKDIKKNKICLKNNIELIISLGYNKHFEKHYQSYIWGLL; encoded by the coding sequence ATGTATAAGTTTGCAATTATTGATGATAATCATTTTGACCAAAAATTAATCCTATCGACATTAGAAAAGGAATGTCAGCTTCATAATATTGAATATAAACTTGATGTTTATAATAATTCATTGAATTTTGATTTGAGTATTTTTTATGACGCTATCTTCTTAGATATCGAAATGCCTAAAGAAGATGGTTTTTCATTTGCCGAACGTCTTAATAATTATTATGAAACAAAAATTATAGTTGTTACTAATAATAATGATTATCGCGCAAACGCATACAATATTCATCCATTTCAGTTTATTAATAAACAAAATATTAAAATAGAAATAATCAATGTCTGTAATCAGTTATTTAAATCATTGAAAAAGAATGATAAATTTATTACTGGTTATATTTACGATCGGAAGAAAAATATTCGCATCAAAGATATTTATTACATCATTGTAGAAGATCACTTATGTTATATCTTTTTATATGAAAACAAAAAATCTATTTGTATTCGTGACACTATAGGAAACATTGAAAAATCCCACCTTTCTAATGGATTAGTACGCATTAATCGTTCTACTATAATAAATATGTTACATATAAAAGATATTAAAAAGAATAAAATTTGTTTAAAAAATAATATCGAACTAATCATATCCTTAGGATATAATAAACATTTCGAAAAACACTATCAAAGCTATATTTGGGGGTTACTATGA
- a CDS encoding glycine betaine ABC transporter substrate-binding protein gives MNEFINYFSQNFSTIFGLFIDHIQLTILAIIISILIGVPLGIIITYFKPSKKPVMAIANIIQAIPSMALLGFMIPLLGIGTKPAIVMVILYSLLPIIKNTVAGLDSINSDTLEAAKGIGLTPMQVLYKVQIPLAAPVIMAGVRISAVSSVGLMTLAAFIGAGGLGYLVYAGIRTVNNAQILAGAIPACILALLIDYIFSILEVLVTPKCNQLASPQSKGKKLIDKIVIIATCICLAGSFVYTNLGKTSDKITINIGSMDFSEQEILNYMLKYLIEKNTDVEVNQSLSLGSSSIVLDAMKTGDVDMYVDYTGTIYGSVLGLEPNSDVEAVYNTVKDEMKKQYNFTVLEPLGFNNTYTLAMSKQTADKYNIETISDLCKVSNQLIFSPTLTFVERKDCLVGLQETYPLQFKEVIPIDGSPRYTALVNNECDLVDAFSTDGLLKKFDLKVLTDDKNFFLPYNAIPIINQRIKDECPEIIELVNQLQNYLNEEVMVDLNYKVDEEKQKTKDVAYNFLLENNLIK, from the coding sequence ATGAATGAATTTATTAATTACTTTAGTCAAAACTTTTCAACTATCTTCGGACTCTTTATCGATCATATTCAACTAACGATTCTTGCTATTATTATTTCAATTTTAATTGGAGTTCCACTAGGAATCATTATTACTTATTTTAAACCATCAAAAAAACCAGTCATGGCAATTGCAAATATTATTCAAGCAATTCCATCAATGGCCTTGTTAGGATTCATGATTCCTTTATTAGGAATAGGAACAAAACCAGCGATTGTAATGGTTATCTTGTATTCGTTATTACCAATTATAAAAAATACCGTAGCTGGATTGGATAGCATTAATAGCGATACCCTTGAAGCAGCTAAAGGAATCGGATTAACACCAATGCAAGTTCTTTATAAAGTTCAAATTCCTTTAGCAGCACCTGTTATCATGGCCGGAGTTAGAATCTCAGCAGTCAGTTCAGTCGGGTTAATGACTCTAGCAGCTTTTATTGGTGCCGGAGGATTAGGGTATTTAGTCTATGCGGGAATCCGAACAGTAAATAATGCACAGATTCTAGCCGGAGCTATTCCTGCCTGTATCTTAGCATTATTGATTGATTATATTTTTTCAATTTTAGAAGTCTTAGTTACCCCTAAATGCAATCAACTAGCCAGTCCACAAAGCAAAGGAAAAAAACTTATTGATAAGATCGTTATTATCGCTACTTGTATCTGTCTAGCTGGAAGTTTTGTTTATACTAATTTAGGCAAAACTAGCGATAAAATCACAATCAATATTGGTAGTATGGACTTTTCTGAACAAGAAATATTGAACTATATGTTAAAGTATTTGATTGAAAAAAATACCGATGTAGAAGTAAACCAGTCATTATCACTTGGCTCTTCGTCAATCGTCTTAGATGCGATGAAAACTGGTGATGTCGATATGTATGTCGATTATACAGGAACTATTTACGGTAGTGTTCTCGGCCTTGAGCCTAACAGTGACGTAGAAGCTGTCTACAACACAGTCAAAGACGAAATGAAAAAACAATATAATTTTACCGTTTTAGAACCACTAGGATTTAACAACACTTATACCTTAGCAATGAGCAAGCAAACTGCTGATAAATATAACATCGAAACAATTAGTGATCTATGTAAAGTTTCTAATCAATTAATCTTTTCACCAACATTAACATTTGTTGAAAGAAAAGACTGCTTAGTCGGTTTACAAGAAACATATCCACTTCAGTTTAAAGAAGTTATCCCAATTGACGGTTCACCTCGATATACAGCATTAGTTAATAATGAATGTGATCTAGTTGATGCTTTTTCTACTGATGGACTATTAAAGAAATTTGACTTAAAGGTGTTAACTGATGACAAAAACTTCTTCTTACCATACAATGCTATTCCGATCATTAATCAAAGAATCAAAGATGAATGTCCAGAAATCATTGAATTAGTTAATCAATTACAAAATTATCTAAACGAAGAAGTAATGGTAGACCTAAATTATAAAGTAGATGAAGAAAAACAAAAAACAAAAGATGTTGCTTATAACTTTTTATTAGAAAACAATTTAATAAAATAA
- a CDS encoding PHP domain-containing protein, whose protein sequence is MEKYIDLHMHSKYSDDGEFTPTQLVEQCHKAGIKVMAIADHNSVKAIDEAKEAAAKLNIKYIPSVEIDCTYKGINLHVLGYGVDYHHADFVTLEENVLNQELACSKEKVKLTNMLGFDVDQAALDALSDNGVYTGEMFGEVLLNDQRYNENSLLKPYRSGGERSDNPYVNFYWDFYAQGKPCYTEIVYPTLKETIDLIKRHGGTVVLAHPGNNLKGKFEIFDEMVELGVEGVEAFSNYHSPETVEYFYQAGKKHQILITCGSDYHGKTKPAIELGECRCTIDEHDIENQLKEYKLI, encoded by the coding sequence ATGGAAAAGTATATTGATTTACACATGCATTCAAAATATAGTGATGATGGTGAATTTACTCCGACTCAATTAGTTGAACAATGCCACAAAGCAGGAATTAAGGTTATGGCAATTGCTGATCATAATAGTGTTAAAGCGATTGATGAAGCGAAAGAAGCAGCAGCTAAATTAAATATTAAATATATTCCTAGTGTCGAAATTGACTGTACTTATAAGGGAATCAACCTACATGTTTTAGGTTATGGGGTTGATTATCATCATGCGGATTTCGTGACGTTAGAAGAAAATGTATTGAACCAAGAACTAGCATGTTCAAAAGAAAAGGTAAAATTAACAAATATGTTAGGTTTTGATGTTGATCAAGCAGCGTTAGATGCTTTAAGTGATAATGGTGTTTATACGGGGGAAATGTTTGGTGAAGTATTATTAAATGATCAACGTTATAATGAAAATTCTTTATTAAAACCATATCGTAGCGGGGGAGAACGTAGCGATAATCCATATGTTAATTTTTATTGGGATTTCTATGCTCAAGGGAAACCATGTTATACAGAAATAGTTTATCCGACTTTAAAAGAAACGATTGATTTAATCAAGAGGCATGGAGGAACAGTTGTTTTAGCTCATCCTGGGAATAATTTAAAAGGTAAATTTGAGATTTTTGATGAGATGGTGGAATTAGGTGTAGAAGGGGTTGAAGCTTTTAGTAATTATCATAGTCCTGAAACAGTTGAATATTTCTATCAAGCAGGAAAAAAACATCAGATTTTGATTACATGTGGTAGTGATTATCATGGTAAAACTAAGCCGGCAATTGAGCTTGGTGAATGTCGCTGTACGATCGATGAACATGATATTGAAAATCAATTAAAAGAATATAAATTAATCTAA